In a single window of the Acetivibrio cellulolyticus CD2 genome:
- a CDS encoding RluA family pseudouridine synthase, with protein sequence MEEIKLVSEESGVRIDAWISSRLKEYSRSYIQKLLNDGHVLVNGSLVKSNYKIKSSDEITVQIPEPEVLDIVPENIEIPVLYEDEHVLVVNKPKGMVVHPAAGNYSGTLVNALMDYCGDSLSSINGVIRPGIVHRIDKDTSGVLVVAKSNEAHEKLSLKLKDHDINRVYVALVHGIIREESGKIDAPIGRHPVDRKKMAVNTNNGRRAVTYFKVLERFKDATLVEVKLETGRTHQIRVHMSYIGYPIIGDTVYGKKKDKYDIGGQALHAKTLGFVHPVKNEYMEFEAELPEYFKKLLEELRWDK encoded by the coding sequence ATGGAAGAAATAAAGCTGGTATCTGAAGAAAGTGGAGTGAGAATAGATGCCTGGATTTCAAGCAGGCTTAAGGAGTATTCTCGTTCATACATACAAAAACTTTTAAATGATGGGCATGTTTTGGTAAATGGTTCTTTAGTTAAATCCAATTACAAGATCAAATCAAGTGATGAAATAACAGTTCAAATTCCAGAACCTGAAGTACTTGATATAGTACCTGAGAATATTGAAATTCCTGTTCTTTATGAGGATGAACATGTGTTGGTGGTTAATAAGCCTAAGGGTATGGTAGTTCACCCGGCTGCAGGCAACTACTCAGGTACTTTGGTGAATGCATTGATGGATTACTGCGGAGACAGTTTATCAAGTATAAACGGCGTAATAAGGCCAGGTATAGTTCACAGGATTGATAAGGATACTTCAGGGGTGTTGGTGGTTGCAAAGAGCAATGAAGCACACGAAAAACTGTCTTTAAAACTTAAAGACCATGATATAAACCGGGTTTATGTTGCACTGGTACATGGCATTATAAGGGAAGAGTCAGGAAAGATAGACGCTCCTATAGGAAGACATCCGGTTGATAGAAAGAAGATGGCCGTAAATACAAATAACGGTAGAAGAGCAGTAACGTATTTTAAGGTACTTGAAAGATTCAAGGATGCTACCTTGGTTGAGGTAAAGTTAGAAACAGGCAGAACACATCAGATAAGGGTTCATATGTCCTATATAGGCTATCCTATTATTGGGGACACAGTTTACGGAAAGAAAAAGGATAAGTATGATATAGGCGGACAAGCGCTCCATGCCAAAACTTTAGGTTTTGTTCATCCTGTGAAAAATGAATACATGGAGTTTGAAGCGGAGCTCCCTGAATACTTTAAAAAATTATTGGAAGAGTTAAGATGGGATAAATAG
- the scfA gene encoding six-cysteine ranthipeptide SCIFF — MKHVKTINGSTLKDSLKKGGCGECQTSCQSACKTSCTVANQSCEKK; from the coding sequence ATGAAACATGTTAAGACTATAAATGGTTCAACATTAAAAGACAGTCTTAAAAAAGGCGGTTGCGGCGAATGCCAGACTTCATGCCAGTCAGCTTGCAAAACTTCATGTACTGTTGCTAATCAGAGTTGCGAAAAGAAATAA